The Streptomyces sp. NBC_00454 DNA segment CCTCGCGGGTGCACGGCATCGACCTGATCAACCGCGGCTACGAGAACTTCATGGAGAAGCTCGTGGAGCTGGGCGCCAAGGTCGAGCTGCCGGGCGGCGACCTCGTCTGACGGGGCGGTCGCCGCGACCCCGCCCGGGCGGCGGACGCGCGGCGAAGCCCCGTGGGCCCCGGGCCCCCGCAGGCCCGTAGCCCCGTAGATCGACACAGACCGTCCCAGAACGCCCCCAGAGGCCCCGTACAGGGCCTGTGGGGGCGTTCTGGCGTTCCGGGACCCGGGACGCGCGGCGGGACGGCAGAGAGGCGACCACCCGGTGCCGGGTGGCCGCCTCTCGTACTACGTACTACTGCCGTCCCGGGGGCCGCTGGGGCCCCCGGCACAAGGGCGGACTACTTGCCCTTGGCGGCTTCCTTGAGCTTGGAGCCCGCGGAGACCTTCACGCTGTAGCCGGCCGGGATCTGGATGGGGTCGCCGGTCTGCGGGTTGCGCGCGGTGCGAGCGGCACGGTGGGTGCGCTCGAAGGTCAGGAAGCCGGGGATGGTGACCTTCTCGTCGCCCTTGGCGACAATCTCGCCGACGGTCTCGGCGAGCGCGGCCAGAACGGCGTCGGCGTCCTTGCGGGTCACCTCGGCGCGCTCGGACAGAGCGGCCACCAGCTCACTGCGGTTCATGTTGTACTCCCGTGTTCAACGTGCCTTAGAGGCGTGAGATCGAAGCCGATGCTGCCAGGGCCCTAGGACAGTCCCCGGACCCGGGTCTGACGTCAGACCCTCTCGCCCGGTTACGCATCCTGCCCCCACCAGCGGCGGGAAAGCCAATCCGGCACCCGCCGGGGTCACACGAAAAGCGCCACAGTCACGCCGCGGTGACGCTCCGTCGGCACCAGAAGGCGTCCGGATGGTGTCCGGACGCCATCAGATCGCCGATCGCGGGCCACGCGGGCATCCCCGCAACCCTAGAGGCGGCCCGGCGGGCCCGCATCCCGCGACGCGCCGGGGATCGCGACGCGCCGGGGATCAGGCAAAGGTGGGGATCAGGCGGAGGTGGGGGCCGCCACGGCGGCCGAGGCGGCCTTGCGGACGGCTCCGGCGACCGCGCCCGCGACCTTGTCGTTGAAGACCGACGGGATGATGTAGTTGGCGTTGAGCTCGTCCTCGCCGACCACGTCGGCCAGGGCGGTCGCGGCGGCCAGCATCATCTCGGTGTTCACCGTGCGCGACTGGGCGTCGAGCAGGCCGCGGAAGACGCCCGGGAAGACCAGCACGTTGTTGATCTGGTTCGGGAAGTCGGAGCGGCCGGTGGCCACGACGGCGGCGGTCTGGCGGGCGATCGCCGGGTCCACCTCGGGGTCCGGGTTCGCGAGCGCGAACACGATCGCGCCTTCCGCCATGGCGGCCACGTCGTCGCCGGACAGGACGTTGGGGGCCGAGACGCCGATGAAGACGTCGGCGCCGACCACGGCCTCCTTCAGGGTGCCCGTGTAGCCCTCGGGGTTGGTGTTGTCGGCGATCCAGCGCAGCGGGGAGTCCGCGGCCGCGTCGACGAGGTCGGGGCGGTCCGCGTGCACGACGCCGTGGATGTCGGCGCTGACGACGTTCTTGACGCCCGCCGCGAGGAGCAGCTTGAGGATGGCTGTACCGGCAGCGCCGGCGCCCGACATGACCACCTTGACGTCGCCAACTGCCTTGCCCACCACGCGCAGCGCGTTGGTGAGGGCGGCCAGGACCACGATGGCGGTGCCGTGCTGGTCGTCGTGGAAGACGGGGATGTCGAGGGCCTCGCGCAGGCGGGCCTCGATCTCGAAGCAGCGCGGCGCGGAGATGTCTTC contains these protein-coding regions:
- a CDS encoding HU family DNA-binding protein, with translation MNRSELVAALSERAEVTRKDADAVLAALAETVGEIVAKGDEKVTIPGFLTFERTHRAARTARNPQTGDPIQIPAGYSVKVSAGSKLKEAAKGK
- a CDS encoding NAD-dependent malic enzyme, whose protein sequence is MATAPSVSYSMTVRLEVPASGTAVSQLTTAVESSGGSVTGLDVTASGHEKLRIDVTIAATSTAHADEIVGKLRGIDGVTLGKVSDRTFLMHLGGKIEMASKHPIRNRDDLSMIYTPGVARVCMAIAENPEDARRLTIKRNSVAVVTDGSAVLGLGNIGPMAALPVMEGKAALFKRFAGIDAWPICLDTQDSDEIVAIVKAIAPGFAGINLEDISAPRCFEIEARLREALDIPVFHDDQHGTAIVVLAALTNALRVVGKAVGDVKVVMSGAGAAGTAILKLLLAAGVKNVVSADIHGVVHADRPDLVDAAADSPLRWIADNTNPEGYTGTLKEAVVGADVFIGVSAPNVLSGDDVAAMAEGAIVFALANPDPEVDPAIARQTAAVVATGRSDFPNQINNVLVFPGVFRGLLDAQSRTVNTEMMLAAATALADVVGEDELNANYIIPSVFNDKVAGAVAGAVRKAASAAVAAPTSA